A region of Salvia hispanica cultivar TCC Black 2014 unplaced genomic scaffold, UniMelb_Shisp_WGS_1.0 HiC_scaffold_1170, whole genome shotgun sequence DNA encodes the following proteins:
- the LOC125198028 gene encoding dof zinc finger protein DOF5.4-like, translating to MPENWAAVNLEQLKSSRMQDMHGIGEEIGAGGRFIGAGDRRMRPHNHQVVKCPRCDSLNTKFCYYNNYNLSQPRHFCKSCRRYWTKGGVLRNVPVGGGSRKTKRSKPKTNASAAADDAEEKSTAQSSSSESSSLTTSAAAVATATATAPPTSSAAAEPIHTTPDSAVMYNFADASFSNVNPIANPSLDQSAEQIFAAEVESFTGMMTSPEELMMELDIATATAPAEKAEGLKMEDIGNEALDWGSSGDGGDQGLFDLTAGVDPDYWSQSDWTDNDQSLNYLP from the coding sequence ATGCCGGAAAATTGGGCGGCTGTAAACCTAGAGCAGCTGAAATCGTCGAGAATGCAAGATATGCATGGCATCGGAGAAGAAATCGGCGCCGGAGGGAGGTTTATCGGCGCCGGAGATAGGCGGATGCGGCCGCACAACCACCAGGTCGTCAAGTGCCCTCGCTGCGACTCGCTCAACACCAAATTCTGCTACTACAACAACTACAACCTCTCGCAGCCGCGCCACTTCTGCAAGAGCTGCCGCCGCTACTGGACCAAAGGCGGCGTCCTCCGCAACGTCCCCGTCGGCGGCGGCTCCCGCAAAACCAAGCGCTCCAAGCCTAAAACAAatgcctccgccgccgccgacgaCGCAGAGGAAAAATCCACCGCGCAGAGCTCCAGCAGCGAGAGCTCCAGCCTCaccacctccgccgccgcagTCGCAACCGCAACCGCAACCGCTCCTCCTACGTCCTCCGCCGCGGCGGAACCGATCCACACCACGCCGGATTCCGCCGTGATGTACAATTTCGCCGACGCGAGCTTCTCCAACGTGAATCCGATCGCAAACCCTAGCCTCGATCAGTCGGCGGAACAGATCTTCGCGGCGGAGGTGGAGAGCTTCACGGGGATGATGACGTCACCGGAGGAATTGATGATGGAGCTCGACATCGCGACCGCGACGGCGCCGGCGGAAAAAGCGGAGGGGTTGAAGATGGAGGATATTGGCAATGAGGCGCTGGATTGGGGGAGCAGCGGCGACGGCGGAGATCAAGGGCTGTTTGATCTAACGGCTGGCGTTGATCCGGATTACTGGAGTCAATCCGACTGGACTGACAATGACCAATCCCTAAATTATCTTCCGTAG